Proteins encoded within one genomic window of Ranitomeya variabilis isolate aRanVar5 chromosome 4, aRanVar5.hap1, whole genome shotgun sequence:
- the LOC143766317 gene encoding uncharacterized protein LOC143766317 yields the protein MMDMDREKMVERILHLTLEILFRLTGEDYTVVKKTSSEHCQDPVSEGWGRPLSPITGPPPHPLILKDIDDQKILDLTYNMIELLTGEVPIRCQDVAVYFSMEEWEYFERHKEVYKDVMMEVPQPFSSPDLSSKRTTPERCPLPLLPQDCKQEDPNVPHDHQGEDLTHINTTETYVRGDEWCKEEIPTYDYPDDCTKRSEGQLTSLIFKSDDLEVNYFTPDIPSTLHSKDLSFDPLKQVLSSDSLLTTMEIQSDKISIKEQTVLEGKKQFSHSEYVNSFSLENCFLKPETKHTADNRFSCAKCGRGFNHKSDLLRHQKTHTGEKPFSCSECGKYFTQKSNFVKHQRIHKGEKLFSCSECGKNFNKKWNLLIHKRTHTGEKPFSCSECGKCFGHKSDFVKHHKTHTGDKPFSCSDCGKCFSHKSDFVKHQRTHTGETPFSCSECGKCFNYKSDFVKHQRTHTGEKPFSCTECGKCFTEKSNLIAHQRTHKGEKPFSCSECGKCFNQKWDLVIHQRTHTGEKPFSCSECGKCFKQKSDFVKHQRIHTGEKPFSCSECGKYFTQKSHLVKHRRIHAGEKPFSCSECGKYFKQNWDVVVHQRTHTGEKPFFCSQCRKYFTQRSNFVKHQRTHTEKKFF from the exons ATGATGGATATGGACAGGgagaagatggtggagaggatattacacctcaccctagagatcctcttccggcttactggagag gattacacagtagtgaagaagacctctagtgagcactgtcaggaccctgtgtctgagggatggggaagacccctgagcccaatcacggggcctccacctcatccTCTGATACTTAAGGACATTGATGACCAGAAGATCTTAGATCTCACCTATaacatgattgagctgctgactggagag gttcctataaggtgtcaggatgtcgctgtttatttctctatggaggagtgggagtatttcgaAAGACACAAAGAAGtgtacaaggatgtcatgatggaggttccccagcccttctcatcaccag atctatccagtaagaggacaacaccagagagatgtccccttcctcttcttccacaggactgtaaacaagaagatcccaatgttcctcatgatcatcag ggtgaagatctgacccatattaatactacagagacatatgtgaggggtgatgagtggtgtaaagaggagattcctacatatgactacccag atgactgtaccaagagatcagagggacagctgacatctttaatttttaaatcagatgatcttgaagTGAATTactttactccagatataccatcaacccttcacagcaaagatctatcatttgatcctttgaaacaggttttgtcttctgattcattactgactactatgGAAATTCAAAGTGACAAAATAAGCATTAAGGAACAAACTGTTCTTGAAGGAAAGAAGCAATTTTCACATTCAGAATATGTAAATAGTTTTTCCCTCGAAAATTGTTTTCTTAAACCTGAAACAAAACACACAGCGGATAACAGATTTTCTTGTGCCAAATGTGGGAGaggttttaaccacaaatcagatCTTCTTAgacaccagaaaactcacacaggggagaagcctttttcctgttcagaatgtgggaaatattttacacagaaatcaaattttgttaagcaccagagaattcacaaaggggagaagcttttttcctgttcagaatgtgggaaaaattTTAACAAAAAATGGAATCTTCTTATACacaaaagaactcacacaggagagaagcctttttcatgttcagaatgtgggaaatgttttggccataaatcagattttgttaagcaccataaaactcacacaggagataagcctttttcatgttcagattgtgggaaatgttttagccacaaatcagattttgttaagcaccagagaacccacacaggggagacacctttttcctgttcagaatgtgggaaatgttttaattacaaatcagattttgttaagcaccagagaacccacacaggtgagaagcctttttcctgtacagaatgtgggaaatgttttaccgaaAAATCTAATCTTattgcacatcagagaactcacaaaggggagaagcctttttcatgttcagaatgtgggaaatgttttaaccagaaatgggatcttgttatacaccaaagaactcacacaggggagaagcccttttcatgttcagaatgtgggaaatgttttaaacagaaatcagattttgttaagcaccaaagaattcacacaggggagaaacctttttcctgttcagaatgtgggaaatattttacacagaaatcacatcttgttaagcACCGGAGAATTCacgcaggggagaagcctttttcttgttcagaatgtgggaaatattttaaacagAATTGGGATGTTGTtgtacaccaaagaactcacacaggcgagaagccttttttctgttcacaaTGTAGAAAATATTTTACACAAAGGTcaaattttgttaagcaccagagaacccacacagagaAGAAGTTTTTttaa